ATGGGAATCATCAAGTCCTTTTTCATTCATGGCAAGCGCACTTCTTGGGGTATGGCAGGCACCGCAATGGCCGGCCCCTTCAATCAAATAGGCGCCACGATTCCATTGCACATCATGCTCTTTTTTTTCTGTGTAAGGATGATGCGGTACAAAAAGCAGATTCCAAAAGGCTAAAGGCCAGCGAATATTGAGGAGAAATGGAATTTCATTTTCTTTATTTGTGACATGTGCCGGTTTAACATCATCTCGGAAAAAGGCGTAAAGCGCTTTAATATCTTCATCGCTCATTTTGGCGTAGGAAGGATAGGGCATCGCAGGATAGAGGCGGTGTCCGTCATGTCCCACGCCTTGACGCACGGCACGGTCAAAATCGCCTAAACTATACATACCGATCCCAAGCTCAGGGTCTGGTGTGATATTGGTGCTGTAGATCGCCCCAAGCGGCGTTACCATTTTTAAACCGCCGGCATAAGGCTGTTTGCCGCCGATAGAGTGACAGGCACCGCAATCGCCGAGACGGGCAAGATATTCGCCCCGTGTGGTAAGTTTACTCTCAGAAGAGGAAACATTGATTTCATCCAGCGGTGAGGCTGGCAGGCGACAAACAAACCAGACAACACCGATAAGGCAGGTCAACGCCGTGGTGAAAAAGGCCAAAAGATAGGGGAGGGCTTTTCTTGAAAAGAGAATTTCAAATATTTTTTTCATTTTCGCCTCCTTTAAAATTTATATTGAGAAAGTGGCATAGAGCGAATGCGTTTACCTGTTAAGGTCGAGACAGCATTTGCGACAGCCGGCGGCACCGGAGGAAGCGGCGGCTCACCAATCCCGCCGATTTTTTCACCGCTTTCGATGATTTTAAC
The sequence above is drawn from the Acetobacteraceae bacterium genome and encodes:
- a CDS encoding c-type cytochrome, translated to MKKIFEILFSRKALPYLLAFFTTALTCLIGVVWFVCRLPASPLDEINVSSSESKLTTRGEYLARLGDCGACHSIGGKQPYAGGLKMVTPLGAIYSTNITPDPELGIGMYSLGDFDRAVRQGVGHDGHRLYPAMPYPSYAKMSDEDIKALYAFFRDDVKPAHVTNKENEIPFLLNIRWPLAFWNLLFVPHHPYTEKKEHDVQWNRGAYLIEGAGHCGACHTPRSALAMNEKGLDDSHKSFLSGALIDNWYAPSLRNESDTGLGRWSENDIFQFLKEGRNTYGVVFGSMAEVYNNSTQFMTDEDLHAMAHYLKSLPANEKTGEKKWEYQAETTSPHSKGEKLYAQKCGTCHGQDGKGRTPWIAPLAGSASSLIPEKASAINITLNGSPRVITNAVPDAYRMPSFRKQLTDEEIANILSYIRSSWGNEASEVKTSEVAKLRQETHSASPSVTILQIK